A genomic stretch from Chiloscyllium plagiosum isolate BGI_BamShark_2017 chromosome 2, ASM401019v2, whole genome shotgun sequence includes:
- the LOC122539396 gene encoding actin-like protein 7B, whose amino-acid sequence MQTGTGMMSSNLQIRKCSLPMGVLCRKFSSNTTQSIRSEPRMPSFSSIDSQSINPTRVVKEVRALMVDMGTGYFKAGFGGHAKPSVVISSTVGRPMQRSAKTGDNRQENFVGSELRAPTELRLINPLRHGIVLDWNGAEAILAYIFEKEMKVQPEDHAVMVADPPLSPTTNRERMAELLFDTFNIPAIHITRQSLLSIYAYGCTSGLVVESGHGSSCVVPIHEGYIMPHITASVDYGGCDLTKYLLKLINQNGHKLNANDYHLVEQIKQEYCYTAIDFDGEMRGETKEYIAHFELPDGKTITVGKERIKCPEALFNPSLMGSREAGLHTLALNIINKCDSSLLEEMYTNILLCGGSTMFSGFRVRFQKELRKLAQDMNPQVQAIPERRYSVWFGGSILSCIKSFQQLWVSKRDYDERGPLAIYRKCF is encoded by the coding sequence ATGCAAACAGGAACAGGGATGATGTCATCAAATTTGCAGATCCGAAAGTGTTCCTTACCCATGGGGGTTCTCTGCAGGAAATTCTCCTCGAATACCACTCAATCGATCAGATCAGAGCCAAGGATGCCATCCTTCTCCTCAATAGACAGTCAGAGCATCAATCCTACCAGGGTGGTCAAGGAGGTCAGGGCACTGATGGTTGACATGGGCACAGGCTATTTCAAAGCAGGCTTTGGTGGCCATGCCAAGCCTTCAGTCGTCATCTCTTCCACAGTGGGTAGACCCATGCAGCGGAGTGCCAAGACTGGAGACAACCGGCAGGAGAACTTTGTGGGCAGTGAGCTGAGAGCCCCTACAGAGCTGCGGCTCATCAACCCTCTCCGGCATGGCATTGTATTGGATTGGAATGGTGCCGAGGCCATCCTGGCCTACATCTTTGAGAAGGAGATGAAGGTGCAGCCCGAAGACCATGCCGTGATGGTGGCTGACCCACCCCTGAGCCCCACCACCAACCGCGAGAGGATGGCCGAACTCCTCTTTGACACCTTCAACATTCCAGCCATACACATCACAAGGCAGTCGCTGCTTTCTATCTATGCCTATGGCTGCACCAGTGGGCTGGTGGTGGAGAGTGGCCATGGTTCCTCCTGTGTCGTCCCCATCCATGAAGGCTATATCATGCCTCACATCACTGCTAGCGTTGATTATGGAGGCTGTGACCTTACAAAATATTTGCTAAAACTCATCAACCAGAATGGGCACAAGTTAAATGCCAATGACTATCATCTTGTGGAGCAAATCAAACAGGAGTATTGTTACACCGCTATTGACTTTGATGGTGAGATGCGGGGTGAGACCAAAGAGTACATAGCACACTTTGAGTTGCCAGATGGTAAGACTATCACGGTTGGCAAAGAAAGGATTAAATGCCCTGAAGCCCTCTTCAATCCATCACTCATGGGTTCCAGAGAGGCTGGGCTGCATACATTGGCTCTGAACATCATCAATAAATGTGACTCTAGCCTGCTAGAGGAAATGTACACAAATATCCTGCTCTGTGGGGGCTCAACCATGTTCTCTGGATTCCGCGTTCGTTTCCAGAAGGAATTAAGAAAACTGGCACAAGACATGAACCCGCAAGTGCAAGCAATTCCTGAGAGAAGATATTCAGTCTGGTTTGGAGGTTCAATCCTATCCTGCATCAAATCCTTCCAGCAACTGTGGGTTAGCAAAAGGGATTACGATGAGCGTGGACCACTGGCTATCTATAGAAAATGTTTCTGA
- the LOC122563036 gene encoding actin-like protein 7B yields MVTKPVGHGSRKAGTPPPSSKAQKSTSRLTQSVKSVDVKSGKVLKEIRSVMIDLGTGYCKAGYAGQPRPSVVMSSVVGRPVQRSAKTGDNRQENFVGDEFCRSELQLKPVSPLRHGIVVDWEAVEAIWAHVFQYGMRILPEEHAVMVADPPLSPSTNREKMAELLFETFNTPAMHIAYQSILSLYSYGRTTGLVVECGHGVTHVVPVHEGYTMPHVTGRADYGGADLNDYLLRLLNEAGNRFTEKGLHIVEDIKKKCCYTAVNFEQDMNLDVNEYLVEYELPDGHVIAIGKERFRCPEALFNPSMIGSKEPGVHSLALHSLDQCDSNLKYEMYSNILLCGGSTLFDGFADRLQKEMNKMERGMNPTVHAIPERKYSVWLGGSIMASLKSFQQLWVRKRDYDERGPYVIYRKCF; encoded by the coding sequence ATGGTGACCAAACCGGTGGGCCACGGGTCCAGGAAGGCGGGGACACCCCCACCTTCCAGCAAAGCTCAGAAATCTACCTCCCGGTTGACCCAGAGCGTCAAGTCCGTGGACGTGAAGTCCGGCAAGGTGCTGAAGGAGATCCGGTCGGTGATGATCGACCTGGGCACCGGCTACTGCAAGGCGGGTTACGCCGGGCAGCCGAGGCCCTCGGTGGTGATGTCCTCGGTGGTGGGCCGGCCGGTGCAGAGGAGCGCCAAGACCGGCGACAACCGGCAGGAGAACTTCGTGGGCGACGAGTTCTGCCGGTCGGAGCTGCAGCTCAAGCCGGTGAGCCCGCTGCGGCACGGCATCGTGGTGGACTGGGAGGCGGTGGAGGCCATCTGGGCGCACGTCTTCCAGTACGGCATGCGGATCCTGCCCGAGGAGCACGCCGTGATGGTGGCCGACCCGCCGCTCAGCCCCAGCACCAACCGCGAGAAGATGGCGGAGCTGTTGTTCGAGACCTTCAACACTCCCGCCATGCACATCGCCTACCAGTCCATCCTGTCGCTGTACTCGTACGGCCGCACCACCGGCCTCGTGGTGGAGTGCGGTCACGGGGTCACGCACGTGGTGCCCGTGCACGAGGGCTACACCATGCCGCACGTGACGGGCAGGGCGGACTACGGCGGCGCGGACCTCAACGACTACCTGCTCAGGCTGCTGAACGAGGCGGGAAACCGCTTCACCGAGAAGGGCCTGCACATCGTCGAGGACATCAAGAAGAAGTGCTGCTACACCGCCGTCAACTTCGAGCAGGACATGAACCTCGACGTCAACGAGTACCTGGTGGAGTACGAGCTGCCCGACGGTCACGTCATCGCCATCGGCAAGGAGAGGTTCCGCTGCCCCGAGGCCCTCTTCAACCCGTCGATGATCGGCTCCAAGGAGCCCGGGGTCCACTCGCTGGCCCTGCACAGCCTCGACCAGTGCGACAGCAACCTCAAGTACGAGATGTACAGCAACATCCTGCTGTGCGGCGGCTCCACCCTCTTCGACGGCTTCGCCGACCGCCTGCAGAAGGAGATGAACAAGATGGAGCGCGGCATGAACCCCACCGTGCACGCCATCCCCGAGAGGAAGTATTCGGTCTGGCTCGGAGGCTCCATCATGGCCTCTCTCAAATCCTTCCAGCAGCTCTGGGTTCGCAAGAGAGACTATGATGAACGGGGTCCCTATGTCATTTACCGCAAGTGCTTCTAA